The Stenotrophomonas maltophilia genome includes a region encoding these proteins:
- the fusA gene encoding elongation factor G: MNTQVLSRRRNLGIIAHIDAGKTTLTERLLWKSGEIHRVGEVHDGNATTDFSAIERERGITIGAAAVQAQWAPRDLPPHRLTLIDTPGHIDFAIEVERSLRVLDGAVAVFSAVDGVQPQSETVWRQARRHRVPLIAFVNKMDRVGASFARVLEQLQDKLQARPWALGVPLGSESGFNGWVDLVDERVLQWQDGAATTVAPWDDAARAQWQAQRDALVEAVADHDEQLADAWLEGRVIDAEQLRAAIRRATLAGAGVPVLAGAAFKDKGIETLLDAVVDYLPSPLDRPAVTAESESGEVVLPPDPDGPLAGLLFKITHQQHGALSFVRLYSGTLKVGDAVASSQHPQGRRVSRLVRVQADQTHDIEQAVAGDIFAVLGWKDAVSGETLSGRAQPLRLENIQAQAPVLAWRLEPARAADLIRMAQGLASLAQEDPSFRVETDRDTAETLVWGMGELHLEVMVERLRSEWKVDVGVGAPRVAYQETPLRAMTGVVGRLVKQTGGQGQFAHVVLDVSPREDDQVVFNDRIVGGVVPRSFIAAVEKGVGAALSEGPQGHPVVGIEVSLVDGQTHAKDSSEMAFRRAGAEAIKAALAEGGTQLLEPVMAVTVHSPSASVGDVVGDLNRRHGRIARIEDQDGRAEVSGFAPLAQLVGYTTSLRSLSQGRASSEAHLHGYEPVRAA; encoded by the coding sequence ATGAACACCCAAGTCCTTTCCCGCCGTCGCAACCTTGGCATCATTGCCCACATCGACGCCGGCAAAACCACGCTTACCGAACGCCTGCTGTGGAAAAGCGGCGAAATCCACCGCGTCGGCGAAGTGCACGACGGCAATGCGACCACCGATTTCTCGGCGATCGAACGCGAGCGCGGCATCACCATCGGCGCGGCCGCGGTTCAGGCGCAGTGGGCGCCGCGTGACCTGCCGCCGCATCGGCTGACCCTGATCGACACCCCCGGCCATATCGACTTCGCCATCGAAGTCGAGCGTTCACTGCGCGTGCTCGACGGCGCGGTGGCCGTATTCTCGGCCGTGGACGGCGTGCAGCCGCAGTCCGAGACGGTGTGGCGCCAGGCGCGTCGCCATCGCGTGCCGCTGATCGCTTTCGTCAACAAGATGGACCGCGTCGGCGCGTCGTTCGCGCGCGTGCTGGAGCAGCTGCAGGACAAACTGCAGGCGCGACCGTGGGCATTGGGCGTGCCGTTGGGCAGCGAAAGCGGCTTCAACGGCTGGGTCGACCTGGTCGATGAGCGCGTGCTGCAGTGGCAGGATGGCGCCGCAACCACGGTGGCCCCGTGGGACGACGCGGCACGCGCGCAGTGGCAGGCTCAGCGCGATGCGCTGGTCGAGGCCGTGGCCGATCACGATGAACAACTGGCCGATGCCTGGCTGGAAGGTCGCGTGATCGATGCCGAACAGCTGCGCGCGGCGATCCGCCGGGCGACGCTGGCGGGTGCGGGCGTGCCCGTGCTGGCCGGTGCTGCGTTCAAGGACAAGGGTATCGAGACGCTGCTCGATGCGGTGGTCGATTACCTGCCGTCGCCGCTGGATCGCCCTGCCGTGACCGCCGAAAGCGAGAGCGGCGAGGTGGTGCTGCCGCCGGATCCGGACGGTCCGCTGGCGGGCCTGCTGTTCAAGATCACCCACCAGCAGCACGGCGCGCTGAGCTTCGTGCGGCTGTACTCGGGGACCTTGAAGGTGGGCGACGCGGTGGCCAGCTCGCAGCACCCACAGGGACGGCGTGTCAGCCGGCTGGTGCGGGTGCAGGCCGACCAGACCCACGACATCGAGCAGGCCGTGGCCGGTGACATTTTCGCGGTGCTGGGCTGGAAGGATGCGGTCAGTGGCGAAACGCTGAGCGGCCGTGCGCAGCCGCTGCGCCTGGAGAACATCCAGGCCCAGGCGCCGGTGCTGGCGTGGCGGCTGGAGCCGGCGCGTGCGGCCGACCTGATCAGGATGGCGCAGGGCCTGGCCAGCCTGGCCCAGGAAGACCCGTCATTCCGCGTCGAAACCGATCGCGACACGGCGGAAACCCTGGTCTGGGGCATGGGCGAGCTGCACCTGGAGGTGATGGTCGAGCGCCTGCGCAGCGAATGGAAGGTCGACGTGGGCGTAGGTGCGCCGCGCGTGGCCTACCAGGAGACGCCGCTGCGTGCGATGACCGGCGTCGTCGGGCGACTGGTCAAGCAGACCGGTGGCCAGGGCCAGTTCGCGCACGTGGTGCTGGATGTGTCGCCGCGTGAGGACGACCAGGTGGTGTTCAACGACCGCATCGTCGGTGGCGTGGTGCCGCGCAGCTTCATCGCTGCGGTGGAGAAGGGTGTAGGTGCCGCGCTGTCGGAAGGGCCGCAGGGTCATCCGGTGGTCGGCATCGAGGTCAGTCTTGTCGATGGCCAGACCCATGCCAAGGACTCTTCGGAGATGGCGTTCCGTCGCGCGGGTGCCGAGGCGATCAAGGCCGCGCTGGCCGAAGGTGGCACGCAGCTGCTGGAACCGGTGATGGCGGTGACGGTGCATTCGCCGTCGGCGTCGGTGGGCGATGTGGTCGGCGACCTCAACCGGCGCCACGGTCGCATCGCCCGCATCGAGGACCAGGACGGTCGCGCTGAGGTCAGCGGTTTTGCGCCATTGGCGCAGCTGGTGGGTTACACCACGTCGCTGCGTTCGCTCAGCCAGGGGCGGGCGAGTAGCGAGGCGCACCTGCACGGCTACGAGCCGGTACGCGCTGCATGA
- a CDS encoding SapC family protein produces the protein MTTTSDTTTEAAPSNAPLFYTRPVPLQADVHADLRILPGRLEFAAGNNAIPLVLGEFSLALHHFPILFAGPTAVPMAAVGVSDQNLFIKDGLWEDEAYIPAYLRRHPFIFIDTGSDNDFLLGIDEESSRVVKGGDEGQPLFVDGKATDMVQQALEFCGQFTREHEQTQAFSKALIDNGLLVERNATVRTPDGREFNLNGFQVVDVEKFVALPEATVIEWHRSGWLALIHQHLMSLGRFNDLTRRQVERLAA, from the coding sequence ATGACCACCACCAGCGACACCACCACCGAAGCGGCGCCGAGCAACGCCCCCCTGTTCTACACCCGTCCGGTGCCGCTGCAGGCCGATGTGCACGCCGACCTGCGCATCCTGCCGGGCAGGCTCGAGTTTGCCGCGGGCAACAACGCCATTCCGCTGGTGCTCGGCGAGTTCTCGCTGGCGCTGCACCACTTCCCGATCCTCTTCGCTGGCCCGACCGCAGTGCCGATGGCTGCCGTTGGCGTATCCGACCAGAACCTGTTCATCAAGGATGGCCTGTGGGAAGACGAGGCCTATATCCCGGCCTACCTGCGTCGCCACCCCTTCATCTTCATCGACACCGGCTCGGACAATGATTTCCTGCTGGGCATCGACGAAGAGAGCTCGCGCGTGGTCAAGGGCGGTGACGAAGGCCAGCCGCTGTTCGTCGATGGCAAGGCCACCGACATGGTGCAGCAGGCGCTGGAGTTCTGTGGCCAGTTCACCCGTGAGCACGAACAGACCCAGGCCTTCTCCAAGGCCCTGATCGACAACGGCCTGCTGGTCGAGCGCAACGCCACCGTGCGTACCCCGGATGGCCGTGAATTCAACCTCAATGGTTTCCAGGTCGTCGACGTCGAGAAGTTCGTCGCGCTGCCGGAAGCCACTGTGATCGAGTGGCATCGCAGTGGTTGGCTGGCGCTGATCCACCAGCATCTGATGTCGCTGGGTCGCTTCAACGACCTGACCCGTCGCCAGGTCGAGCGTCTGGCGGCCTGA
- a CDS encoding ATP-binding protein encodes MRDRMRTSALLLLALILLPAASAEDASSLEWGPGREVRVATTPSLHPVPAALAGGTTLPSLAHGYANLVARRSQLQFQEHQHPSTGASVAAVCRREADLVLVIGNHLQPPCPGLVASSTFRGGKTMLAGRSGERLPRDITELDHQVLAVLEGGPYAEWLAARHPHVRLLHLADRHATLAAVENGTADLAIGLETTLRPLIRRHFAGHLHLQPFDSDFSTDLHLLARHEDRQLLERIERALHDITLEEHAGLLQLWAQQAAPASLEHVLDWMRQLPPQWLPALAAALAVAPFLWHAWHRRLRAEGRARARAIGMLSHEVRNSAQAVLASIDLLSQPSAPMGQREALAAAHAAGSSLRNLLNRSLEFSRLASGTFKPHVEPCDIARLCRQSLDAIRPQARQRGLTLRFDCLPEPCPIVAIDPEGLRRIIDNLLGNALKFTDVGGIELRLQLTPGNHPRELMLDVIDSGIGITAEQLTVLFQPFQQGEDGKERGGSGLGLMIAHALARAMGGNLSVHSVPGRGSRFTLRLPVRPAKAKVGSAASAGAGTPLGGVELLLVEDHALNRRVISEQLRRLGADVHASGDAASALAEQAVRPRSVILLDIGLGDMDGYALAMQLRRQARAPLRLIALSARRDRRHVARCRKAGFDATLTKPLQLESLLRALELPATGQAIATGTAAGDPAYITDIGNELLRIEQAIDDASATDLCHHAHRLQGALQIYGAAPEADTAGDLWELGRDATPDWADARRLLRVLQQWHGSRAAEAMPGA; translated from the coding sequence ATGCGCGATCGAATGCGTACATCCGCCCTCCTGCTGTTGGCGCTCATCCTGCTTCCCGCCGCGTCGGCCGAGGATGCGTCATCACTTGAATGGGGGCCGGGGCGCGAAGTCCGGGTGGCGACCACGCCGTCGCTGCACCCGGTACCCGCTGCACTCGCTGGCGGCACGACGTTGCCAAGCCTGGCCCATGGCTACGCCAATCTGGTTGCACGGCGTTCGCAGCTGCAGTTCCAGGAGCACCAGCATCCCAGCACCGGCGCATCGGTGGCTGCCGTCTGCAGACGCGAAGCGGATCTGGTACTGGTGATTGGCAACCACCTGCAGCCACCCTGCCCCGGCCTGGTGGCATCCAGCACGTTCCGCGGTGGCAAGACGATGCTCGCCGGCCGCAGCGGCGAACGCCTGCCACGCGATATCACGGAACTGGACCACCAGGTCCTGGCCGTGCTCGAAGGGGGGCCGTATGCGGAATGGCTGGCCGCGCGCCATCCGCACGTCCGCCTGCTACACCTGGCCGATCGGCACGCCACGCTGGCAGCTGTTGAAAACGGCACCGCCGATCTGGCAATCGGCCTGGAAACGACCCTGCGGCCCCTGATCCGTCGGCACTTCGCCGGGCACCTGCACCTGCAGCCTTTCGACAGCGATTTCTCCACCGACCTGCACCTGCTTGCGCGCCACGAAGATCGCCAGCTGCTGGAGCGCATCGAGCGGGCATTGCACGACATTACGCTGGAGGAACATGCCGGCCTGTTGCAGCTATGGGCCCAACAGGCGGCCCCCGCCTCGCTGGAGCACGTCCTGGACTGGATGCGTCAGCTGCCCCCGCAGTGGCTGCCGGCCCTGGCTGCCGCATTGGCAGTCGCCCCGTTCCTGTGGCATGCCTGGCACAGGCGCCTGCGTGCTGAAGGCCGTGCCCGCGCCCGCGCGATTGGCATGTTGAGCCACGAGGTGCGCAATTCGGCCCAGGCAGTCCTTGCCTCGATCGACCTGCTCAGCCAGCCGTCGGCGCCCATGGGGCAGCGAGAAGCACTGGCGGCTGCACATGCCGCGGGCTCCTCGCTGCGCAACCTGCTCAACCGCTCGCTGGAGTTCTCACGCCTGGCCAGCGGCACCTTCAAGCCGCACGTAGAACCTTGCGACATTGCACGACTCTGCCGCCAATCGCTGGATGCGATTCGTCCCCAGGCTCGGCAGCGCGGGCTGACGCTTCGCTTCGACTGCCTCCCCGAGCCCTGCCCCATTGTCGCCATCGATCCGGAAGGACTGCGCCGGATCATCGACAACCTGCTGGGAAACGCACTCAAGTTCACCGACGTCGGCGGCATCGAGCTGCGCCTTCAACTGACGCCAGGCAACCACCCTCGTGAGCTCATGCTGGATGTGATCGACAGCGGAATCGGCATCACTGCAGAGCAACTCACCGTGCTGTTCCAGCCATTCCAGCAGGGCGAAGACGGCAAGGAGCGCGGAGGCAGCGGATTGGGACTGATGATCGCGCATGCGCTTGCCCGCGCAATGGGCGGCAACCTGTCAGTACACAGCGTCCCCGGGCGCGGCAGTCGCTTCACCCTGCGCCTGCCGGTACGCCCCGCCAAGGCCAAGGTGGGGTCAGCCGCCAGCGCCGGCGCGGGAACGCCGCTGGGCGGGGTTGAACTGCTGCTGGTGGAGGACCACGCCCTCAATCGCCGGGTCATCAGCGAGCAGCTGCGCCGCCTGGGTGCCGATGTACACGCGTCTGGCGACGCCGCCAGCGCGCTTGCCGAGCAGGCCGTGAGACCGCGCAGCGTGATCCTGCTCGACATCGGGCTCGGGGACATGGATGGCTATGCGCTGGCCATGCAGTTGCGCAGGCAGGCGCGCGCCCCGCTGCGACTGATCGCGCTGTCGGCACGCCGTGATCGTCGGCATGTGGCGCGCTGCCGGAAAGCAGGGTTCGACGCCACCCTGACCAAGCCACTCCAGCTTGAGTCACTGCTGCGGGCGCTGGAGCTGCCGGCGACCGGACAGGCCATCGCAACGGGCACGGCCGCAGGTGACCCCGCCTACATCACGGACATCGGCAACGAGCTGCTGCGGATCGAACAGGCCATCGATGACGCCAGTGCCACTGACCTATGCCATCACGCGCATCGGCTTCAGGGGGCCCTGCAGATATACGGGGCTGCCCCAGAGGCGGACACGGCGGGCGACCTGTGGGAGCTGGGTCGCGACGCCACACCCGACTGGGCCGATGCGCGACGCCTGTTGCGCGTCCTTCAGCAATGGCATGGCTCCCGCGCTGCGGAAGCCATGCCCGGGGCCTGA
- a CDS encoding response regulator transcription factor, protein MDAANHFLGIFAKIKQFRCSPRQQRQNGHHAPWAPITSLRMNGLPAPRPLRLALLDDHEVVRRGTALHLSRDARFRIVASHARSDELIDSLQQMRVDVAIIDLTLARDDRSASELTPLLREHFPHVTLLAFATLSPSIHINQLIATGVGGVVSKAEPLPMLSDAIVRVSQGLPRLPPDCTLPGDCEELSRNEREVLELLLAGLTVSEIALRRHRSIKTVSTQKVAALRKLRLRNDAEIYAMRQQLESP, encoded by the coding sequence ATGGATGCAGCGAATCACTTCTTAGGAATATTCGCAAAAATCAAGCAATTTCGATGTTCGCCGCGACAGCAGCGCCAGAATGGTCATCACGCCCCATGGGCGCCGATCACCTCCCTGCGCATGAATGGACTTCCTGCCCCGCGCCCGCTGCGACTGGCACTACTGGACGACCACGAAGTCGTCCGTCGCGGCACTGCCCTGCACCTCTCCCGCGACGCCCGCTTCCGTATCGTCGCCAGCCACGCCCGAAGCGACGAACTCATCGACAGCCTCCAGCAGATGCGGGTGGATGTCGCGATCATCGATCTGACCCTGGCCCGCGACGATCGCAGCGCGTCCGAGCTGACCCCGCTGCTGCGCGAGCACTTTCCTCACGTCACCCTGCTCGCTTTTGCGACCCTTTCACCCTCGATCCACATCAACCAGCTCATCGCCACGGGTGTCGGTGGCGTGGTCAGCAAGGCCGAACCACTGCCGATGCTCTCGGACGCAATCGTGCGGGTATCGCAGGGCCTTCCGCGACTGCCACCCGACTGCACGCTGCCGGGAGACTGCGAAGAGCTCAGCCGCAACGAGCGCGAAGTACTGGAGCTCCTGCTGGCGGGCCTGACCGTTTCGGAAATCGCGCTCCGCCGCCATCGCAGCATCAAGACCGTCAGCACACAGAAGGTTGCGGCCCTGCGCAAGCTCAGGCTGCGCAACGATGCCGAGATCTACGCCATGCGGCAGCAGCTGGAATCACCGTGA
- a CDS encoding lipocalin family protein yields MRMFSLLPLIAVGLFGSGCSSSDTRPLPRAPSVDVPRFMGDWYVIAHIPSWPERDAYDAVESYALKPDGRIQTTFTYRKGSFDAPQKSMHPVGRVEKEGNGAIWGMQFIWPIQAEYVIAWRDDDYRQTIVARSKRDYVWYMARTPQVSDGDYQKAVQRIAEMGYDIRRLRRVPQSVR; encoded by the coding sequence ATGCGCATGTTCTCGCTGCTTCCGCTGATCGCAGTCGGCCTGTTCGGCTCGGGCTGCTCCTCCAGCGACACCCGGCCGCTTCCGCGTGCGCCGTCGGTGGATGTGCCACGCTTCATGGGCGACTGGTACGTGATCGCCCATATTCCGTCCTGGCCCGAACGCGATGCCTACGATGCGGTGGAAAGTTATGCCTTGAAGCCCGACGGGCGCATCCAGACCACCTTCACCTATCGCAAGGGCAGCTTCGATGCGCCGCAGAAGTCGATGCACCCCGTCGGCCGTGTCGAGAAGGAAGGCAATGGCGCGATCTGGGGCATGCAGTTCATCTGGCCGATCCAGGCCGAGTACGTGATCGCCTGGCGGGATGACGACTACCGCCAGACCATCGTGGCGCGCAGCAAGCGCGACTATGTCTGGTACATGGCGCGTACGCCGCAGGTGTCCGACGGCGACTACCAGAAGGCCGTGCAGCGCATCGCCGAGATGGGCTACGACATCCGCCGACTGCGGCGCGTGCCGCAATCCGTCCGGTAG
- a CDS encoding SAM-dependent methyltransferase, with amino-acid sequence MSAIPSLNPAEDAETGLIAWAERGLVPDAALRAGIRRLCAQRLHEESEGGIEGQSARFSRRIAELADSPLALHTDAANRQHYEVPAAFFQACLGKRLKYSSCYYPTGRETLDQAEDAMLELYGQRAGLADGQQILELGCGWGSLTLWMAERYPKAHITAVSNSHSQRQHIMAQCQARGLDNVEVLTCDVNQLDLPTARFDRCVSVEMFEHVRNYERLLAGIARWLKPDGALFVHIFAHRTLMYPFETEGGDNWMGRHFFTGGLMPAADTLLHFQRDLRLDQRWLLDGTHYQRTADHWLANQDAAREQVMPVLIATYGQAAAKVWWQRWRMFWMACAELFGYDDGQQWLVAHYLFRPR; translated from the coding sequence ATGAGCGCGATCCCGTCACTGAACCCGGCCGAAGATGCGGAAACCGGGCTGATCGCCTGGGCCGAACGCGGGCTGGTCCCCGATGCGGCGCTGCGTGCGGGCATCCGCCGCTTGTGCGCGCAGCGCCTGCATGAGGAAAGCGAGGGTGGCATCGAGGGCCAATCGGCACGCTTCAGCCGGCGCATCGCCGAGCTGGCCGACAGCCCGCTCGCGTTGCATACCGACGCAGCCAACCGCCAACACTATGAAGTGCCGGCAGCCTTCTTCCAGGCCTGCCTGGGCAAGCGACTGAAGTACAGCAGCTGCTACTACCCCACCGGGCGCGAAACGCTGGACCAGGCGGAGGACGCCATGCTGGAACTGTACGGCCAGCGCGCCGGACTGGCCGATGGCCAGCAGATTCTTGAGCTGGGCTGCGGCTGGGGCTCACTGACCCTGTGGATGGCCGAACGCTACCCGAAGGCGCATATCACTGCCGTCTCCAACTCGCACAGCCAACGCCAGCACATCATGGCGCAGTGCCAGGCGCGCGGCCTGGACAACGTCGAGGTGCTGACCTGTGACGTCAACCAACTTGATCTACCGACAGCCCGGTTCGACCGCTGTGTCTCGGTGGAGATGTTCGAGCACGTACGCAACTACGAGCGCCTGCTGGCAGGCATCGCACGGTGGCTGAAACCGGATGGCGCGTTGTTCGTGCACATCTTCGCCCATCGCACACTGATGTATCCGTTCGAGACCGAGGGTGGCGACAACTGGATGGGTCGCCACTTCTTCACCGGCGGACTGATGCCGGCCGCCGACACGCTGCTGCATTTCCAGCGCGACCTGCGCCTGGATCAACGCTGGTTGCTGGACGGCACCCACTACCAGCGCACGGCCGACCACTGGCTGGCCAACCAGGATGCCGCCCGCGAGCAGGTGATGCCGGTGCTGATCGCCACCTACGGCCAGGCTGCAGCGAAGGTCTGGTGGCAGCGCTGGCGGATGTTCTGGATGGCGTGCGCCGAGCTGTTCGGCTACGACGATGGCCAGCAGTGGCTGGTCGCCCACTATCTGTTCCGACCCCGCTGA
- a CDS encoding DUF1295 domain-containing protein yields MINLMWVLLYAVLVMSWGWAWQRRHHNIGVVDVLWAKGVGASALLLALLGDGAVMPRIALGVLGGLWGSRLALHLWHRVRHEEEDGRYRYLRQYWHGHQGKIFGFFMAQALLIVLFALPFVAVAANPRADLTLWVVAAALVWLLSVGGESLADRQLARFRADPANKGRTCRAGLWRYSRHPNYFFEWLHWFTYVLLAVGSPLWWLAWAGPLLMYVFLRYLSGIPFTEKQALRSRGDDYRAYQRSTPMFFPWFPRSSKEHSA; encoded by the coding sequence ATGATCAATCTGATGTGGGTCCTGCTGTACGCCGTACTGGTGATGAGCTGGGGCTGGGCCTGGCAGCGCCGCCACCACAACATCGGCGTGGTCGATGTGCTCTGGGCAAAGGGCGTGGGCGCCTCGGCGCTGTTGCTGGCGCTGCTCGGCGACGGTGCGGTGATGCCGCGGATCGCGCTGGGCGTGCTCGGCGGCCTGTGGGGCAGTCGACTCGCCCTGCATCTGTGGCACCGGGTCCGTCACGAAGAAGAGGACGGACGCTACCGCTACCTGCGCCAATACTGGCACGGCCACCAGGGCAAGATCTTCGGCTTCTTCATGGCGCAGGCGCTGCTGATCGTCCTGTTCGCCCTGCCCTTCGTGGCGGTGGCTGCCAATCCTCGGGCCGACCTGACCCTGTGGGTGGTGGCCGCAGCGCTGGTCTGGCTGCTGAGCGTCGGCGGCGAAAGCCTGGCCGACCGCCAGCTGGCGCGTTTCCGCGCCGACCCGGCGAACAAGGGCCGCACCTGCCGCGCCGGGCTCTGGCGCTATTCCCGCCACCCCAACTACTTCTTCGAGTGGCTGCACTGGTTCACCTATGTCCTGCTCGCGGTCGGCTCGCCACTCTGGTGGCTGGCCTGGGCCGGCCCGCTGCTGATGTATGTGTTCCTGCGCTATCTGAGCGGCATTCCATTCACCGAGAAACAGGCGCTGCGCAGCCGCGGCGACGACTATCGCGCCTACCAGCGCAGTACACCGATGTTCTTTCCCTGGTTTCCCCGTTCTTCCAAGGAGCATTCCGCATGA
- a CDS encoding DUF2878 domain-containing protein — protein sequence MHRFWANLLGNQLVWLCAVAGAGRGWQWPALLAASLYIGSQLLTSPRPRLDLRLLLLALACAWLVDASAAASGTVRYAAAPLGWAPPPWIMALWAAFAMTLTTSMRFLQHHPALPALFGLLLAPLAYLSAARGFDAVRFADPVWPGLLVLGAGWSIALSLLCRTARRGMHIPQPPFAGASS from the coding sequence ATGCATCGCTTCTGGGCCAATCTGCTCGGCAACCAGCTGGTCTGGCTGTGTGCCGTGGCCGGCGCGGGCCGCGGCTGGCAGTGGCCCGCGCTACTGGCCGCGTCGCTCTACATCGGCAGCCAGCTGCTGACCTCACCGCGCCCCCGGCTGGATCTGCGGCTGTTGCTGTTGGCACTGGCCTGCGCATGGCTGGTCGACGCCAGTGCCGCCGCCAGCGGCACGGTGCGCTACGCGGCGGCCCCACTGGGTTGGGCGCCACCGCCGTGGATCATGGCGTTGTGGGCGGCGTTCGCGATGACGCTGACCACGTCGATGCGCTTCCTGCAGCACCACCCGGCCCTGCCGGCCCTGTTCGGCCTGCTGCTGGCACCGCTGGCCTATCTGTCTGCCGCACGCGGTTTCGACGCAGTGCGGTTCGCAGATCCCGTATGGCCAGGACTGCTGGTGCTGGGCGCGGGCTGGAGCATTGCGCTTTCCCTGCTGTGCCGGACCGCCCGTCGCGGCATGCACATCCCGCAGCCGCCCTTCGCAGGAGCGTCGTCATGA